The Thalassotalea sp. HSM 43 genome window below encodes:
- a CDS encoding FG-GAP repeat domain-containing protein, producing the protein MHFRRILWVMATATLFSGELAARDSFSFGQYQINAPFNISQDPIRANLTDNPGKELLLVGEKDGESRLAMFVFNDTIENYVMQFDIALDKAYFAYDVSDEQTSAEKMQSLYFLASNKVSRFVLAKEPQFVDVAKVSSIYINHDAKYLKQSDFVKDINDDGLDDVVLMDFTNLNIYLQQADQQFVSQQLTITPTVEIFESSVSYTEKPYYLVDMNFDGRKDVVLPGEGVLDVYSQNQQGSFADSATPITLHPSITAINWWDARGADGKNLDQSDFAHRTIDDLRDIDNDGVADLIVRYTQSAGVLDKSNDYEVYLGRQKDQQVIYQQKADTAIKSDGTLAQLDFIDVDNDERQEVMASSFDISVSQVVSALLTGSVDQQVLIFALDKNLKYQQQFEDEVELKFSLSSGKSGSPVIELADLDGDGAKELILSEEDHQLKIFAGSKQGKLLTDSYQTVKIHLPKNGVLLSSDDINMDGRSELLVRYSSEDNDDGENRQNRLLVLHLK; encoded by the coding sequence ATGCATTTTCGTCGAATTTTATGGGTAATGGCGACGGCAACATTGTTTTCGGGCGAGTTGGCGGCAAGGGATTCTTTTAGCTTCGGCCAATACCAAATCAATGCGCCGTTTAATATATCGCAAGATCCAATTCGTGCCAATTTAACCGACAACCCCGGTAAAGAGTTGTTATTGGTGGGTGAGAAAGACGGTGAATCTCGCCTTGCTATGTTTGTCTTCAATGACACCATTGAAAACTACGTGATGCAATTTGATATTGCTCTGGATAAGGCCTATTTTGCTTACGATGTCAGTGATGAGCAAACATCTGCGGAAAAAATGCAGTCTTTGTATTTTCTTGCCAGCAATAAAGTCTCGCGTTTTGTGTTAGCCAAAGAGCCACAGTTTGTTGATGTTGCCAAGGTCAGCTCGATTTACATAAATCACGATGCCAAATATTTAAAACAATCTGACTTTGTTAAAGATATCAACGACGATGGTTTAGACGATGTGGTTTTAATGGACTTTACCAACCTGAATATCTACTTACAACAAGCGGATCAGCAGTTTGTCTCGCAACAATTGACGATTACACCTACTGTCGAAATTTTTGAAAGCTCAGTGAGCTATACCGAGAAACCGTATTATTTAGTCGACATGAACTTTGACGGTCGTAAAGATGTGGTCTTGCCAGGCGAAGGCGTTCTCGATGTCTATAGCCAAAACCAGCAGGGCAGTTTTGCTGACAGTGCCACACCCATTACCCTTCACCCAAGCATTACTGCCATCAATTGGTGGGATGCCCGTGGTGCCGACGGCAAAAACCTTGACCAAAGTGACTTTGCCCATCGCACCATAGATGATTTACGCGATATCGATAATGACGGTGTTGCCGATTTGATTGTACGTTATACGCAAAGCGCTGGCGTGCTCGATAAAAGCAACGACTATGAAGTCTATCTTGGCCGTCAAAAAGACCAACAAGTGATTTACCAACAAAAAGCCGATACCGCGATTAAATCAGACGGTACGCTGGCGCAGTTGGACTTTATCGATGTTGATAATGATGAACGCCAAGAGGTTATGGCATCCAGTTTTGATATTTCCGTATCGCAAGTGGTTAGTGCATTATTGACCGGCAGTGTTGACCAACAAGTGTTGATTTTTGCCCTCGACAAAAACCTTAAATATCAACAACAATTTGAAGACGAAGTGGAATTAAAATTCAGCCTGTCATCGGGCAAAAGTGGCTCACCTGTCATTGAGTTGGCTGATTTAGATGGTGATGGTGCCAAAGAACTGATCCTCTCTGAAGAAGATCATCAGCTGAAAATTTTTGCTGGTAGCAAACAGGGCAAGTTACTGACAGATTCCTATCAAACAGTGAAAATCCATTTACCCAAAAATGGCGTTCTACTAAGTTCTGATGACATCAATATGGATGGTCGCTCTGAACTTTTGGTACGCTATAGCAGTGAGGACAATGACGATGGTGAAAATCGTCAAAACCGTTTATTGGTGTTGCACCTAAAATAA
- a CDS encoding GNAT family N-acetyltransferase: MSITLSPLSKLDANYSEVIDLYKSAFPEAQHIPAWFLRYKLRNGKQGFSTLYSNETWVGLIYFTEYKDIIFVQFIAISAACRSNGYGSQVMDELKQTYPQKRIVLNIQPLDEHANNYQQRLKRRAFYQKNGFDSSGFIVKEPGEKLEMLIYGGSISKDEVDDMYSHLFGSILSRFVKPQVIKI, translated from the coding sequence ATGAGTATTACCCTAAGCCCCCTGTCAAAATTAGATGCCAATTATTCAGAGGTTATAGATCTTTATAAAAGCGCGTTTCCTGAAGCACAGCATATACCTGCCTGGTTTTTGCGTTATAAGCTGAGAAACGGCAAGCAAGGCTTTAGCACTCTTTATTCGAATGAGACTTGGGTTGGCTTGATTTATTTTACCGAATATAAAGACATTATATTTGTGCAGTTTATTGCCATATCAGCAGCTTGTCGTTCTAACGGTTATGGCAGCCAAGTTATGGACGAATTAAAACAAACATACCCACAAAAGCGCATCGTATTAAATATTCAACCGCTTGATGAGCACGCAAACAACTATCAACAACGCCTCAAGCGTCGAGCTTTTTATCAAAAAAACGGCTTTGACTCCTCAGGGTTTATCGTTAAAGAACCAGGAGAGAAGCTGGAAATGTTGATATACGGCGGTAGCATTAGTAAAGATGAGGTAGACGACATGTATAGCCATCTATTTGGCAGTATATTAAGTCGCTTTGTTAAGCCTCAAGTTATAAAGATATAA
- a CDS encoding glutathione S-transferase family protein, with protein sequence MKVYGDKQSGNCYKIQLLCANLNIDYQWCDVDILAGDTQSEAFLGKNANGKIPLLEIAPGEYLSESNAILNYLAANSRLLPNARLGKAQVLQWQFFEQYSHEPYIAVARFIEKYLGLPNERKREYREKQSGGYKALTAMEKHLSNNVFFVDNQYSIADIALFAYTHVAHEGGFDLTNFPKIRAWISRVQQQPGFVAMG encoded by the coding sequence ATGAAAGTATATGGCGATAAACAATCCGGTAACTGTTATAAAATTCAGCTTTTGTGTGCCAACCTTAACATCGACTACCAATGGTGTGATGTGGATATTTTAGCTGGTGATACCCAATCCGAGGCGTTTCTTGGCAAAAATGCCAATGGAAAAATTCCGCTACTTGAGATAGCGCCCGGTGAGTATTTGAGCGAATCTAACGCCATATTGAACTACTTAGCCGCCAATAGCCGATTATTACCTAACGCCCGCTTGGGCAAAGCACAAGTGCTGCAGTGGCAATTCTTCGAGCAATATTCACACGAACCCTACATCGCTGTGGCGCGCTTTATTGAGAAATATTTAGGTTTGCCGAACGAGCGAAAACGAGAATATCGAGAAAAGCAATCAGGTGGTTATAAAGCTTTAACGGCTATGGAAAAGCACTTATCGAACAATGTTTTTTTTGTTGATAACCAATATTCTATCGCTGATATTGCTTTATTCGCGTATACCCACGTTGCCCATGAAGGTGGTTTTGATTTAACCAACTTCCCGAAAATTCGCGCTTGGATATCTCGAGTGCAACAACAACCGGGTTTTGTCGCTATGGGTTAA
- the yqfB gene encoding N(4)-acetylcytidine aminohydrolase: MSLSEMTFFERFEADILSGKKTITIRDEAEKDYQTNSIVQVSTHEDGRWFCALKIISVCPIHFDQLSDFHAHQENMTLAELKSVIRDIYGNNNNLFVISYSLVK, from the coding sequence ATGAGCCTATCAGAAATGACTTTTTTTGAGCGATTTGAAGCTGATATTTTGTCCGGTAAAAAGACCATTACCATACGTGATGAAGCAGAAAAAGACTACCAAACAAACTCTATTGTTCAAGTATCTACCCATGAAGATGGCCGCTGGTTTTGCGCCTTAAAAATCATTTCCGTCTGCCCTATCCACTTTGACCAGCTAAGCGATTTTCACGCCCACCAAGAAAACATGACATTAGCGGAATTAAAGTCCGTGATTCGTGACATATACGGTAATAACAATAACTTATTTGTCATCTCATATAGCTTAGTCAAATAA
- a CDS encoding MGMT family protein, with protein MSADNYQRIWQTVLAVPKGKVASYGQIADLAGLPGRARLVGKALGHAPKAMNVPWYRIINSQGKISLPKGSEGFERQKNLLIDEGVVVLNGRIKLKDFAWQPDLSELLFNLKF; from the coding sequence ATGTCCGCTGATAACTACCAACGTATTTGGCAAACCGTGCTGGCTGTACCCAAAGGAAAGGTCGCCAGTTATGGGCAAATAGCCGATTTAGCTGGCTTACCGGGGCGTGCCCGTCTGGTCGGTAAAGCCCTAGGTCATGCACCCAAAGCGATGAATGTGCCGTGGTATCGCATCATCAACTCACAAGGTAAAATATCTCTTCCCAAAGGCAGCGAAGGCTTTGAGCGACAAAAAAACTTACTGATAGATGAAGGTGTGGTGGTGCTTAATGGCCGTATTAAGCTTAAAGACTTTGCCTGGCAACCTGATCTCAGTGAACTGCTGTTCAATCTTAAATTTTAG
- a CDS encoding GNAT family N-acetyltransferase: MENYKLITLETERLLIRTTCNSDWPFVYSMQSDPEQMLHIKEPQTDEQIKSWFVEFLEPFRGEEMKWSSMIGIDKTSGEPIGCFSVRMICKNSQNAELGYMISKHHKRQGYASEGAKAIKQYLFERLNLRRVTAYCNETNTGSWKVMENIGLQREGMMLQEYRINDVWHNTLIYGEVNPNYRHDA; this comes from the coding sequence ATGGAAAATTATAAGTTAATCACATTGGAAACCGAGCGTTTGCTGATCCGTACCACGTGCAACAGCGACTGGCCATTTGTCTATAGTATGCAATCTGATCCAGAGCAGATGTTGCACATTAAAGAACCGCAAACCGATGAACAGATCAAATCCTGGTTTGTTGAGTTCCTTGAACCCTTTCGTGGTGAAGAAATGAAATGGTCATCGATGATTGGCATTGATAAAACCAGCGGCGAGCCGATTGGTTGTTTTTCGGTGCGCATGATTTGTAAAAACAGTCAAAATGCCGAACTTGGTTACATGATTTCAAAACACCATAAACGCCAAGGGTATGCCAGCGAAGGTGCGAAAGCCATTAAGCAGTACTTGTTTGAACGATTGAATTTGCGACGGGTTACCGCCTATTGCAATGAAACCAATACTGGCAGTTGGAAAGTGATGGAAAATATCGGCTTACAACGTGAAGGCATGATGTTGCAGGAATACCGCATTAACGATGTCTGGCACAACACCTTAATATACGGTGAAGTAAATCCAAATTATCGACACGATGCGTAA
- a CDS encoding DUF2164 domain-containing protein — translation MSDIEFTSDEKQAMVDKLQRYFETELDQDLGQFDAEFLIDFISKEMGGYYYNRGLHDARVIFEERVQSIDDDLYAIEKQTD, via the coding sequence ATGTCAGATATCGAATTTACTAGCGACGAAAAGCAGGCGATGGTTGATAAACTGCAACGCTACTTTGAAACGGAATTAGACCAAGACCTTGGTCAGTTCGATGCGGAATTTCTTATCGACTTTATCTCAAAAGAGATGGGTGGCTATTATTATAATCGCGGTTTACATGACGCCAGAGTGATTTTTGAAGAACGAGTGCAATCCATTGATGATGATCTCTATGCCATAGAAAAGCAGACCGATTAA
- a CDS encoding GNAT family N-acetyltransferase, translated as MNIRQYTDADLQAVLDSWEVATRLAHEFMSDEFIAQERSNVANIYLPNTDTWVVEIDSNVVGFIALMGNEVGAIFLQPSFHGNGLGKALMDKARELHEELEVEVFTKNVIGRKFYADYGFKQIEEKHHQPTGQKVLRLKFPG; from the coding sequence ATGAACATAAGACAATACACGGACGCTGATTTACAGGCTGTTTTAGATTCTTGGGAGGTAGCAACACGCCTTGCCCATGAGTTCATGAGCGACGAATTTATCGCCCAAGAGCGCAGTAATGTTGCCAACATTTATCTACCAAATACGGACACTTGGGTGGTCGAAATTGATTCTAACGTTGTTGGCTTTATCGCACTTATGGGCAATGAAGTCGGCGCCATATTTTTGCAGCCCAGCTTTCATGGTAACGGGTTAGGCAAAGCATTAATGGATAAAGCCCGCGAGCTTCATGAAGAGCTTGAAGTCGAGGTATTTACAAAAAATGTCATCGGCCGAAAATTTTACGCTGACTATGGCTTTAAACAAATCGAAGAGAAACATCACCAGCCAACAGGCCAGAAAGTACTGCGTCTCAAGTTTCCTGGTTAG
- a CDS encoding Hsp20 family protein translates to MRTISNDFSPLYRSFIGAERLASLMDKASRAEKQPSYPPYNIESIADDKYRITMAVAGFVETELDLESHENSLTVTGTKESKDDEKRTFLYQGIAERNFERKFQLADHVKVVNAFMENGLLHIDLVREVPEALKPRKIAINGKSLLEANAE, encoded by the coding sequence TTTATCGTTCATTCATCGGTGCCGAGCGCCTAGCCAGTTTAATGGATAAAGCCAGCCGAGCTGAAAAACAACCTTCTTATCCACCGTACAACATCGAATCAATTGCCGACGATAAATATCGTATTACCATGGCCGTTGCTGGATTTGTTGAAACCGAGTTGGACTTAGAATCACACGAAAATTCATTAACGGTAACCGGTACCAAAGAAAGTAAAGATGACGAAAAACGAACTTTCTTATACCAGGGTATCGCCGAGCGCAACTTTGAACGCAAATTCCAATTAGCGGATCATGTAAAAGTGGTTAACGCCTTTATGGAAAACGGCTTGTTGCACATCGACCTTGTGCGTGAAGTACCAGAAGCACTTAAGCCTCGTAAAATTGCCATCAACGGCAAAAGCTTACTGGAAGCCAACGCTGAATAA
- a CDS encoding DUF2071 domain-containing protein produces MESLALKDYLHPRPTPAGLDVLCKLQHFAIITYAVDPSRFEGLFPSRFKLDTIHIDGEDKALISVVPFIDVDFTSAVYPFPKFTMGQTNYRIYIIDTVTNERCVWFLGTTLDSWTLCVPRFVWNLPWYSGKVSFDCDYDESHQIYRKYKMTTEADWAPADVELSQTKDAEIELPGFPDLQTGLVYLTHPLAGFYHRRDGKLGTYRVWHKQLEVSAAILKSANFGLLSKLGLVRLEEQQKTHSVLIEPINEFTIYLPPKVLK; encoded by the coding sequence ATGGAATCACTCGCGCTAAAAGATTATCTGCACCCAAGGCCTACACCTGCAGGACTTGATGTGCTTTGCAAATTACAGCACTTTGCGATCATCACCTATGCTGTCGATCCCTCACGGTTTGAAGGGCTTTTTCCTAGCCGTTTTAAACTCGATACCATACACATAGATGGTGAAGACAAGGCGCTGATTTCAGTGGTGCCATTTATCGATGTAGATTTTACTTCTGCGGTTTACCCTTTTCCCAAATTTACCATGGGGCAAACCAACTATCGCATTTATATTATCGACACCGTCACAAATGAACGTTGCGTTTGGTTTCTCGGCACAACATTAGATTCATGGACTCTATGCGTGCCTCGATTTGTTTGGAATCTACCATGGTACAGCGGTAAGGTTAGTTTTGATTGTGACTATGATGAATCGCATCAAATATACCGCAAATACAAAATGACCACAGAGGCTGACTGGGCACCTGCCGATGTCGAATTATCGCAAACTAAAGATGCAGAAATTGAACTGCCTGGGTTTCCGGATTTGCAAACAGGGCTTGTCTATTTAACCCATCCCCTTGCCGGTTTTTATCATCGGCGCGATGGCAAACTTGGCACATACAGAGTGTGGCATAAGCAACTTGAGGTCTCAGCAGCTATATTAAAATCTGCCAATTTTGGCTTACTCTCTAAACTTGGCTTAGTGCGCCTAGAGGAGCAACAAAAAACTCATAGTGTGCTTATTGAGCCGATAAATGAATTTACTATATATCTGCCACCAAAAGTGTTGAAATAG
- a CDS encoding GNAT family N-acetyltransferase: MNSFPIIKTDRLLLNEQQLQDADSIFALFSDAAVTEYYDLHFSDLSEAVDLIKADTKRFTQQQGVRWAIRDKVSNEFIGGCGINRFEESSDIAVIGYEFKLSSWGKGFASEAVQAVINYAFSTDCVNYVNKIEAYVMLGNRASEVVLEKLGFRCDGILREHGKWRGKYHDLKVFSLLRSDTAKI, encoded by the coding sequence ATGAATAGTTTCCCGATAATAAAAACCGACAGACTTTTGTTAAACGAACAGCAATTGCAAGACGCTGATTCAATATTTGCCTTATTTAGTGATGCAGCGGTCACTGAATATTATGATCTGCATTTTAGCGACCTTAGTGAAGCGGTCGACCTTATTAAAGCTGACACCAAGCGATTTACGCAACAGCAAGGCGTACGCTGGGCTATTCGCGATAAAGTCAGCAATGAATTTATCGGTGGCTGCGGTATTAACCGCTTTGAAGAGAGCAGTGATATCGCGGTAATTGGCTATGAATTTAAACTAAGCTCTTGGGGCAAAGGCTTTGCTAGCGAAGCGGTACAAGCGGTGATTAACTATGCGTTCTCAACCGACTGCGTCAATTACGTCAATAAAATTGAAGCTTACGTAATGCTCGGTAACCGCGCATCTGAGGTGGTATTAGAAAAACTTGGCTTTCGTTGTGATGGCATACTCAGAGAACATGGTAAATGGCGAGGTAAATACCATGATCTTAAAGTATTTTCCCTTTTGCGCAGCGATACCGCTAAGATATAA
- a CDS encoding RNA recognition motif domain-containing protein, with translation MKLLVRNLARTTTEQEIRILFSTHGTVTQCDLVLDQETGKSKGFAFVEMPDDSEAKAALSALHESRVAKNKIRVKVAQN, from the coding sequence ATGAAACTTTTAGTTCGTAACCTCGCACGCACAACAACAGAACAAGAAATTCGTATTTTGTTTTCTACTCATGGCACAGTCACCCAGTGTGACTTAGTACTCGATCAAGAAACCGGAAAATCAAAAGGTTTTGCCTTTGTTGAAATGCCAGATGATAGTGAGGCCAAAGCCGCGCTTTCTGCCTTGCATGAAAGCAGAGTGGCAAAGAATAAAATTAGAGTGAAAGTCGCTCAAAATTAA
- a CDS encoding RNA ligase family protein, translated as MRKSDKKIDNSLRLVLTEVCEHALKKLDGFQWLTHIVNYNNFPKSLKVFCVFDTNDNLQRYLQSDENQALLTHIEQQLKGLNIQVKNIKQHVFYDTEQNCDAQHNGNWASRLN; from the coding sequence ATGCGTAAGTCTGATAAAAAAATCGATAACAGCTTGCGCCTTGTGCTCACTGAGGTGTGTGAGCACGCGTTAAAGAAACTTGATGGTTTTCAATGGCTAACTCATATTGTTAACTATAATAATTTCCCTAAGAGTCTAAAAGTTTTTTGCGTGTTTGACACTAATGATAATCTTCAGCGGTATTTGCAATCCGATGAAAATCAAGCCTTGCTCACACATATCGAACAACAGCTTAAAGGCTTAAACATTCAAGTAAAAAACATCAAGCAGCATGTATTTTACGACACCGAACAAAACTGTGATGCACAGCATAATGGTAATTGGGCGTCTCGCTTAAACTAG
- a CDS encoding MarC family protein, translated as MSTLIEHALSVFMAFFAIMNPIANTAVFAGLTGGMNKQQQSATALKSLFITFSIILMFCLLGKSIFHLFGITIPALRIAGGILVFLVGYHMLQGKSSSMHTSDESADSDISVSPLAVPLLAGPGTIATAMNYSASGGWLEISITVLVFLALCVITFFCFIFSSKIILLVGENGLGIVTRLMGLILTVIGVQMLITGVTAVVNTPMAA; from the coding sequence ATGAGCACTTTGATTGAACATGCGTTGTCCGTATTTATGGCCTTTTTTGCCATCATGAACCCTATTGCCAACACCGCAGTATTTGCCGGCTTAACCGGCGGTATGAACAAGCAGCAGCAAAGCGCCACCGCGTTAAAATCACTGTTTATCACTTTTAGCATCATCCTAATGTTTTGCTTATTGGGTAAATCTATTTTTCACCTGTTTGGCATTACCATTCCGGCGTTACGCATTGCCGGTGGTATTTTGGTGTTTCTGGTGGGCTATCACATGTTGCAAGGCAAAAGCTCAAGTATGCACACCTCCGATGAAAGTGCTGACTCGGATATCTCGGTCTCGCCATTGGCTGTGCCTTTACTTGCCGGTCCTGGCACCATTGCCACGGCAATGAACTACTCCGCGTCTGGCGGCTGGTTGGAAATATCCATTACCGTTTTGGTGTTTTTGGCGTTATGCGTGATTACCTTTTTTTGTTTTATTTTCAGTTCAAAAATCATTTTGCTCGTCGGAGAAAACGGGCTTGGCATCGTCACTCGATTGATGGGGTTAATTTTAACGGTCATTGGCGTGCAAATGCTCATAACTGGCGTCACCGCAGTGGTGAATACGCCCATGGCAGCATAA
- a CDS encoding VOC family protein: protein MNLNQVTLPVNDMVRATDFYRTLGFTQIVDTPHYARFQCPDGDATFSLSLEESPEQSSEQSSELSSEQPLQQASAGCGAVIYFEHEQLDQWVAQLQQRDIVFAQLPTDQRYLWREAILYDPSGNKIKLYWAGENRLNPPWRVDIRE from the coding sequence GTGAATTTAAATCAAGTAACATTGCCGGTAAACGATATGGTGCGGGCAACAGACTTTTATCGCACTTTGGGCTTCACGCAGATCGTTGATACGCCCCACTATGCGCGCTTTCAATGCCCAGATGGTGACGCAACGTTTTCTTTATCGTTAGAAGAATCACCAGAGCAATCTTCTGAGCAATCCTCAGAGCTCTCTTCAGAGCAACCATTACAACAAGCGTCTGCAGGCTGTGGTGCGGTTATCTATTTTGAGCACGAACAATTAGACCAATGGGTCGCACAACTGCAACAACGCGATATTGTTTTTGCACAACTACCAACAGATCAACGCTACCTTTGGCGTGAAGCGATATTATATGATCCGTCGGGTAATAAAATTAAGCTGTATTGGGCGGGTGAAAATCGTCTTAATCCGCCTTGGCGGGTAGATATCCGCGAATAA
- a CDS encoding alpha/beta fold hydrolase — MQPAKPQLEKQNHHKFPGVYISGNGPAVVMLHSSLSSARQWRVLEQALAVNYTCINFDLLGYGAAPEVDNKAAYSLATETSRILDVVEQLIGDQPFHLVGHSFGGAIALKIALENHSRILSLSLYEPVAFHLLKPGTEARAMVDEFAQQVSQLDHYKGAEHFTDVWNSPGFFKSLPQKMQALMAANIDKVNLDFIGLIGERYQAADYGAINAQTLLICGRHSPIKAHRIVEILDASLTNVNKVVIDAGHMGPVTKPELVAELMLSNINQ; from the coding sequence ATGCAACCTGCAAAACCACAACTTGAAAAGCAAAATCACCACAAATTTCCTGGTGTATATATATCCGGAAATGGTCCTGCGGTGGTGATGCTGCATAGCTCGTTGAGTTCAGCTAGGCAATGGCGCGTGTTAGAACAAGCACTAGCGGTTAATTATACGTGCATCAATTTTGATTTGCTCGGGTATGGAGCCGCACCAGAGGTTGATAATAAGGCTGCTTATTCATTGGCAACGGAAACCTCCCGCATCTTAGATGTTGTCGAACAGCTAATTGGTGACCAGCCATTTCATTTAGTCGGTCATTCATTTGGTGGCGCAATCGCGTTAAAAATTGCCTTAGAAAACCACAGCAGAATTTTAAGTTTGTCTTTGTATGAGCCGGTGGCATTTCATTTGTTGAAGCCAGGTACTGAGGCCAGAGCCATGGTTGATGAATTTGCCCAACAAGTGTCGCAACTGGATCACTATAAAGGGGCAGAGCATTTTACCGATGTTTGGAATAGTCCCGGCTTTTTCAAAAGCTTACCGCAAAAAATGCAGGCGCTCATGGCTGCCAATATTGATAAGGTCAACTTAGATTTTATTGGTTTGATTGGCGAGCGTTATCAAGCCGCTGATTACGGTGCTATTAACGCCCAGACTCTGCTGATTTGTGGTCGTCACTCACCAATTAAAGCTCATAGAATAGTTGAAATTCTTGACGCATCATTAACTAACGTAAACAAGGTTGTTATTGACGCTGGGCATATGGGACCGGTGACCAAGCCTGAACTTGTTGCTGAATTAATGCTCAGTAATATTAATCAATAA
- a CDS encoding NUDIX hydrolase, producing the protein MNTRKCARLMIVNELGELLLFQYKDEHNPEPFWATAGGELLPGESYRDAAQRELYEETGLSNTIGKRVKQNQDIFAVAQSVPAKWLEQYFLVCCSSSSEVFAAQWTAEEKSTIQKWQWWSLTDMQRQQRQCFKPEWLPNLLSSILDTETLG; encoded by the coding sequence TTGAATACACGAAAATGCGCAAGATTAATGATCGTTAATGAGCTAGGTGAGCTGTTATTATTTCAATATAAAGATGAACATAATCCCGAACCTTTTTGGGCCACTGCCGGTGGTGAACTATTGCCCGGTGAATCATACCGCGATGCCGCTCAAAGAGAGCTTTATGAAGAAACAGGTCTCAGCAATACCATTGGCAAACGAGTAAAACAAAACCAAGACATTTTTGCCGTTGCGCAATCGGTTCCTGCCAAATGGTTGGAGCAATATTTTTTGGTGTGTTGCTCATCTTCCAGTGAGGTTTTTGCCGCGCAATGGACAGCAGAAGAAAAAAGTACCATACAAAAATGGCAATGGTGGTCATTAACAGACATGCAACGCCAGCAAAGGCAATGCTTTAAACCGGAATGGCTACCTAATTTACTCAGCAGTATTCTCGACACCGAGACACTTGGCTAA
- a CDS encoding SDR family oxidoreductase, which produces MPKNIVITGANRGIGLQLTKQYVNQGCHVYAVCRQASDELNQLTNVEVISGIDVTDSACLTDLAAALRGIAIDVLINNAGILRNETLTDFNNQTIVEQFLVNALAPLNVCQHLLANLSSGSKIALVTSRMGSIADNGSGGRYGYRMSKAALNAGAVSLAKDLAADGIAVGIYHPGYVQTDMTAGRGDIVPEQAAERIAGLIASLDMNNSGVFYHSNGDVLPW; this is translated from the coding sequence GTGCCGAAAAATATAGTTATTACGGGTGCCAATCGTGGTATTGGTTTGCAATTGACCAAACAATACGTCAACCAAGGCTGTCATGTATACGCGGTTTGCCGGCAAGCAAGCGACGAACTAAATCAGCTGACCAATGTCGAAGTCATTAGTGGTATCGATGTCACCGATAGCGCCTGCCTGACCGATTTAGCCGCTGCATTACGAGGCATCGCTATTGATGTATTGATCAATAATGCCGGTATTTTACGTAATGAAACCTTAACGGATTTTAATAATCAAACCATTGTTGAGCAGTTTTTGGTTAATGCCTTAGCACCGTTAAATGTATGCCAACACTTGTTGGCTAACTTGTCATCAGGCAGCAAGATTGCGCTTGTCACTTCGCGTATGGGCTCTATAGCCGATAATGGCTCGGGTGGTCGTTACGGCTATCGCATGAGTAAAGCGGCGTTAAACGCTGGAGCGGTGTCACTGGCGAAAGATTTAGCCGCTGACGGTATCGCAGTGGGGATTTATCACCCGGGTTATGTACAAACAGATATGACAGCAGGGCGCGGTGATATTGTGCCAGAGCAAGCAGCTGAACGAATCGCAGGGCTGATTGCGAGCTTAGATATGAACAATAGCGGTGTGTTTTATCATTCCAATGGTGACGTTTTGCCTTGGTAA